Proteins from one Merismopedia glauca CCAP 1448/3 genomic window:
- the uvrC gene encoding excinuclease ABC subunit UvrC, with protein sequence MNTVLLVQDLELLEARLREIPAEPGVYLMRDRQSNLLYIGKSKKLRSRVRSYFRDSQHLSPRIAMMVQKVAEIEFIVTDTEAEALALEANLIKQHLPYFNILLKDDKKYPYILITWSEEYPRIFITRNRRLGKAKDRYYGPYTDARLLRNTLHLVKRIFPLRQRPQPLFKDRPCLNYDIGRCPGVCQQLISSADYHQIVQKVAMIFQGRSEELIDTLTQQMESASAELNFEQAAILRDRINGLKSLTAEQKVSLPDDTVSRDAVALAADNQKACVQLFQIRAGKLVGRLGFVAQIPESDRHSNNIDSGAILQRVLEEHYQNVEPVEIPAEIIVQSELPEAEFLTAFLTERKRTKVKIIAPQRQAKAEFLEMVERNAEYELARLQKQENANTQSLEDLASILDLPELPRRIEGYDISHIQGSNAVASQVVFIDGLPAKQYYRHYKIKNPDITIGHSDDFASLAEVIGRRFRKYIEDPNLPRLDNPDFPDLVMIDGGKGQLSAVVSILQKMNLLADLRVVSLAKQREEIFLPGESFPLETDAEQPGIQLLRRLRDEAHRFAVTFHRQQRSDKLKRSRLDEIPGLGFHRQKQLLAHFRSIDYIREATLEQLTKAPGIGPKLAQEIYDYFHPESRAIGV encoded by the coding sequence ATGAATACTGTTTTACTAGTACAAGATTTAGAACTTTTAGAAGCTAGATTAAGAGAAATTCCTGCCGAACCAGGGGTGTATTTGATGCGCGATCGCCAATCTAATTTATTATATATTGGTAAGTCGAAGAAACTGCGATCGCGAGTCCGTTCCTATTTCCGAGATTCACAGCATCTCAGTCCCCGCATTGCGATGATGGTGCAAAAAGTAGCAGAGATTGAGTTTATTGTCACCGATACGGAAGCAGAAGCTTTAGCTTTAGAAGCAAATTTAATTAAGCAGCATCTTCCTTACTTTAATATTCTGCTGAAAGATGACAAGAAATACCCCTATATTCTCATTACTTGGTCAGAAGAATATCCTCGGATTTTTATTACTCGCAATCGTCGTTTAGGAAAGGCTAAAGACCGTTATTATGGCCCTTATACTGATGCGCGATTGTTGCGTAATACTTTACACCTGGTTAAGCGAATTTTCCCTTTAAGACAACGCCCTCAACCTCTATTTAAAGATCGTCCTTGTTTAAATTATGATATAGGTCGATGTCCTGGTGTTTGTCAACAGTTAATATCTTCAGCAGATTATCATCAAATCGTGCAAAAAGTAGCGATGATTTTTCAAGGAAGAAGTGAAGAACTGATCGATACTTTGACTCAGCAAATGGAATCAGCATCCGCAGAATTAAACTTTGAACAAGCAGCTATTCTTCGAGATCGAATTAATGGACTTAAATCTCTTACCGCCGAGCAAAAAGTCTCTTTACCAGATGATACAGTTTCTCGCGATGCAGTAGCATTAGCCGCAGATAATCAAAAAGCTTGCGTTCAGTTATTCCAAATTCGGGCGGGTAAACTAGTAGGAAGATTGGGATTTGTGGCTCAAATTCCTGAGAGCGATCGCCATTCAAATAATATAGATTCAGGAGCTATTTTACAACGGGTTTTGGAAGAACATTATCAAAATGTTGAACCTGTAGAAATTCCGGCGGAAATTATAGTTCAATCTGAGTTACCAGAAGCCGAGTTTTTGACAGCATTTTTAACTGAAAGGAAGCGGACAAAAGTTAAAATAATCGCTCCTCAACGTCAGGCTAAAGCTGAGTTTTTAGAGATGGTAGAACGGAATGCAGAATATGAGTTAGCTAGGCTCCAAAAGCAAGAAAATGCTAACACTCAATCCCTAGAAGATTTAGCCAGTATTCTAGATTTACCAGAACTCCCCAGACGGATTGAAGGATATGATATTTCCCACATCCAAGGATCTAATGCGGTTGCTTCCCAAGTAGTATTTATTGATGGTTTACCAGCCAAACAATACTATCGGCATTATAAGATTAAAAATCCCGATATAACCATCGGTCATTCTGATGATTTTGCCAGTTTAGCTGAAGTAATTGGAAGGCGATTTCGCAAGTATATAGAAGATCCTAATCTCCCTCGTCTAGATAACCCAGATTTTCCCGATCTAGTCATGATTGATGGTGGCAAAGGTCAATTATCTGCCGTGGTTAGTATCTTGCAAAAAATGAATTTATTAGCCGATCTGCGAGTAGTCAGCTTAGCAAAACAAAGAGAAGAAATCTTCTTACCTGGCGAATCTTTTCCTTTAGAAACCGATGCCGAACAACCAGGAATACAACTACTGAGAAGATTACGAGATGAAGCGCATAGATTTGCCGTAACTTTCCACAGACAGCAACGCAGCGATAAATTAAAGCGATCGCGCCTTGATGAAATACCTGGTTTGGGTTTCCATCGGCAAAAGCAACTTCTAGCCCACTTCCGCTCTATCGATTATATTCGAGAAGCCACATTAGAACAACTCACCAAAGCCCCTGGAATTGGTCCTAAATTAGCTCAAGAAATCTACGATTATTTTCATCCTGAATCTAGAGCGATCGGTGTATGA